The Mus musculus strain C57BL/6J chromosome 2, GRCm38.p6 C57BL/6J genome has a window encoding:
- the Uckl1 gene encoding uridine-cytidine kinase-like 1 isoform X6 yields MSSPPAYPGIRISGCWTLGAESSNAGTLDRLLPPVGTGRSPRKRTTSQCKSEPPLLRTSKRTIYTAGRPPWYNEHGTQSKEAFAIGLGGGSASGKTTVARMIIEALDVPWVVLLSMDSFYKVLTQQQQEQAACNNFNFDHPDAFDFDLIISTLKKLKQGRSVQVPIYDFTTHSRKKDWKTLYGANVIIFEGIMAFADKTLLELLDMKIFVDTDSDIRLVRRLRRDISERGRDIEGVIKQYNKFVKPAFDQYIQPTMRLADIVVPRGSGNTVAIDLIVQHVHSQLEERKLRWDMAALASAHQCHPLPQTLSVLKSTPQVRGMHTIIRDKETSRDEFIFYSKRLMRLLIEHALSFLPFQDCTVQTPQGQDYVGKCYAGKQITGVSILRAGETMEPALRAVCKDVRIGTILIQTNQLTGEPELHYLRLPKDISDDHVILMDCTVSTGAAAMMAVRVLLDHDVPEDKIFLLSLLMAEMGVHSVAYAFPRVRIITTAVDKRVNDLFRIIPGIGNFGDRYFGTDAVPDGSDDDEAATVG; encoded by the exons CAATGCAGGGACCTTGGACAGACTTCTCCCACCAGTGGGTACTGGGCGCTCACCCCGGAAGCGCACCACCAGCCAGTGCAAGTCAGAACCACCCCTGCTTCGCACAAGCAAACGTACCATCTACACAGCTGGGCGGCCACCATGGTACAATGAACATGGTACACAGTCCAAGGAGGCCTTtgctattg GCTTAGGAGGTGGCAGTGCATCTGGGAAGACCACTGTGGCCAGAATGATCATTGAGGCACTAGATGTGCCCTGGGTGGTCCTGTTGTCCATGGACTCCTTCTATAAG GTTCTgacgcagcagcagcaggaacaggcTGCCTGTAACAATTTCAACTTTGACCACCCTGATGCCTTTGACTTCGATCTCATCATTTCCACCCTTAAGAAGCTAAAACAGGGCAGGAGTGTCCAAGTGCCCATCTATGATTTCACTACCCATAGCCGGAAAAAGGACTGG AAAACCCTGTATGGTGCGAATGTCATCATCTTTGAGGGTATCATGGCCTTTGCTGATAAGACACTGCTGGAG CTCCTGGACATGAAGATCTTTGTGGACACGGACTCTGATATCCGACTGGTTCGGCGTCTGCGCAGGGACATCAGCGAACGAGGCCGGGACATTGAGGGTGTCATTAAGCAGTACAACAAGTTTGTCAAACCTGCATTTGATCAGTATATCCAGCCTACCATGCGGCTGGCAGATATTGTGGTGCCCAGAG GGAGCGGGAACACAGTAGCCATTGACCTGATTGTGCAGCATGTTCACAGCCAGCTGGAAGAG AGGAAGCTGCGTTGGGATAT GGCCGCGTTGGCCTCCGCTCACCAGTGCCATCCCCTCCCCCAGACACTGAGTGTCCTCAAGAGTACACCGCAGGTCCGAGGCATGCACACCATCATCAG GGACAAGGAGACTAGCCGGGATGAATTCATCTTCTACTCCAAAAGACTGATGCGGCTGCTTATTGAACATGCACTGTCCTTCCTACCCTTTCAG GACTGCACTGTACAGACTCCACAGGGGCAGGACTACGTGGGAAAGTGCTACGCTGGAAAACAG ATCACCGGCGTGTCAATTCTGCGTGCAGGAGAAACCATGGAGCCTGCACTGCGTGCCGTGTGCAAGGATGTGCGCATCGGCACTATCCTCATCCAGACCAACCAGCTCACAGGGGAGCCTGAG CTCCATTACCTGAGGCTTCCCAAGGATATCAGTGATGACCATGTGATCCTGATGGACTGCACAGTATCCACAGGTGCTGCGGCCATGATGGCTGTACGTGTACTCCTG GACCATGATGTGCCTGAGGACAAGATCTTTTTGCTGTCCCTGCTCATGGCAGAGATGGGTGTGCATTCTGTGGCCTACGCTTTCCCACGCGTGAGAATCATCACCACAGCTGTGGACAAGCGTGTCAATGACCTTTTCCGTATCATCCCAGGCATTG GGAACTTTGGTGATCGCTACTTTGGGACAGATGCAGTCCCTGATGGCAGTGATGATGATGAGGCAGCCACTGTGGGTTAG
- the Uckl1 gene encoding uridine-cytidine kinase-like 1 isoform X7 has protein sequence MSSPPAYPGIRISGCWTLGAESSNAGTLDRLLPPVGTGRSPRKRTTSQCKSEPPLLRTSKRTIYTAGRPPWYNEHGTQSKEAFAIGLGGGSASGKTTVARMIIEALDVPWVVLLSMDSFYKVLTQQQQEQAACNNFNFDHPDAFDFDLIISTLKKLKQGRSVQVPIYDFTTHSRKKDWKTLYGANVIIFEGIMAFADKTLLELLDMKIFVDTDSDIRLVRRLRRDISERGRDIEGVIKQYNKFVKPAFDQYIQPTMRLADIVVPRGSGNTVAIDLIVQHVHSQLEERELSVRAALASAHQCHPLPQTLSVLKSTPQVRGMHTIIRDKETSRDEFIFYSKRLMRLLIEHALSFLPFQDCTVQTPQGQDYVGKCYAGKQITGVSILRAGETMEPALRAVCKDVRIGTILIQTNQLTGEPELHYLRLPKDISDDHVILMDCTVSTGAAAMMAVRVLLDHDVPEDKIFLLSLLMAEMGVHSVAYAFPRVRIITTAVDKRVNDLFRIIPGIGNFGDRYFGTDAVPDGSDDDEAATVG, from the exons CAATGCAGGGACCTTGGACAGACTTCTCCCACCAGTGGGTACTGGGCGCTCACCCCGGAAGCGCACCACCAGCCAGTGCAAGTCAGAACCACCCCTGCTTCGCACAAGCAAACGTACCATCTACACAGCTGGGCGGCCACCATGGTACAATGAACATGGTACACAGTCCAAGGAGGCCTTtgctattg GCTTAGGAGGTGGCAGTGCATCTGGGAAGACCACTGTGGCCAGAATGATCATTGAGGCACTAGATGTGCCCTGGGTGGTCCTGTTGTCCATGGACTCCTTCTATAAG GTTCTgacgcagcagcagcaggaacaggcTGCCTGTAACAATTTCAACTTTGACCACCCTGATGCCTTTGACTTCGATCTCATCATTTCCACCCTTAAGAAGCTAAAACAGGGCAGGAGTGTCCAAGTGCCCATCTATGATTTCACTACCCATAGCCGGAAAAAGGACTGG AAAACCCTGTATGGTGCGAATGTCATCATCTTTGAGGGTATCATGGCCTTTGCTGATAAGACACTGCTGGAG CTCCTGGACATGAAGATCTTTGTGGACACGGACTCTGATATCCGACTGGTTCGGCGTCTGCGCAGGGACATCAGCGAACGAGGCCGGGACATTGAGGGTGTCATTAAGCAGTACAACAAGTTTGTCAAACCTGCATTTGATCAGTATATCCAGCCTACCATGCGGCTGGCAGATATTGTGGTGCCCAGAG GGAGCGGGAACACAGTAGCCATTGACCTGATTGTGCAGCATGTTCACAGCCAGCTGGAAGAG CGCGAACTCAGCGTCAG GGCCGCGTTGGCCTCCGCTCACCAGTGCCATCCCCTCCCCCAGACACTGAGTGTCCTCAAGAGTACACCGCAGGTCCGAGGCATGCACACCATCATCAG GGACAAGGAGACTAGCCGGGATGAATTCATCTTCTACTCCAAAAGACTGATGCGGCTGCTTATTGAACATGCACTGTCCTTCCTACCCTTTCAG GACTGCACTGTACAGACTCCACAGGGGCAGGACTACGTGGGAAAGTGCTACGCTGGAAAACAG ATCACCGGCGTGTCAATTCTGCGTGCAGGAGAAACCATGGAGCCTGCACTGCGTGCCGTGTGCAAGGATGTGCGCATCGGCACTATCCTCATCCAGACCAACCAGCTCACAGGGGAGCCTGAG CTCCATTACCTGAGGCTTCCCAAGGATATCAGTGATGACCATGTGATCCTGATGGACTGCACAGTATCCACAGGTGCTGCGGCCATGATGGCTGTACGTGTACTCCTG GACCATGATGTGCCTGAGGACAAGATCTTTTTGCTGTCCCTGCTCATGGCAGAGATGGGTGTGCATTCTGTGGCCTACGCTTTCCCACGCGTGAGAATCATCACCACAGCTGTGGACAAGCGTGTCAATGACCTTTTCCGTATCATCCCAGGCATTG GGAACTTTGGTGATCGCTACTTTGGGACAGATGCAGTCCCTGATGGCAGTGATGATGATGAGGCAGCCACTGTGGGTTAG
- the Uckl1 gene encoding uridine-cytidine kinase-like 1 isoform X9, with protein sequence MIIEALDVPWVVLLSMDSFYKVLTQQQQEQAACNNFNFDHPDAFDFDLIISTLKKLKQGRSVQVPIYDFTTHSRKKDWKTLYGANVIIFEGIMAFADKTLLELLDMKIFVDTDSDIRLVRRLRRDISERGRDIEGVIKQYNKFVKPAFDQYIQPTMRLADIVVPRGSGNTVAIDLIVQHVHSQLEERKLRWDMAALASAHQCHPLPQTLSVLKSTPQVRGMHTIIRDKETSRDEFIFYSKRLMRLLIEHALSFLPFQDCTVQTPQGQDYVGKCYAGKQITGVSILRAGETMEPALRAVCKDVRIGTILIQTNQLTGEPELHYLRLPKDISDDHVILMDCTVSTGAAAMMAVRVLLDHDVPEDKIFLLSLLMAEMGVHSVAYAFPRVRIITTAVDKRVNDLFRIIPGIGNFGDRYFGTDAVPDGSDDDEAATVG encoded by the exons ATGATCATTGAGGCACTAGATGTGCCCTGGGTGGTCCTGTTGTCCATGGACTCCTTCTATAAG GTTCTgacgcagcagcagcaggaacaggcTGCCTGTAACAATTTCAACTTTGACCACCCTGATGCCTTTGACTTCGATCTCATCATTTCCACCCTTAAGAAGCTAAAACAGGGCAGGAGTGTCCAAGTGCCCATCTATGATTTCACTACCCATAGCCGGAAAAAGGACTGG AAAACCCTGTATGGTGCGAATGTCATCATCTTTGAGGGTATCATGGCCTTTGCTGATAAGACACTGCTGGAG CTCCTGGACATGAAGATCTTTGTGGACACGGACTCTGATATCCGACTGGTTCGGCGTCTGCGCAGGGACATCAGCGAACGAGGCCGGGACATTGAGGGTGTCATTAAGCAGTACAACAAGTTTGTCAAACCTGCATTTGATCAGTATATCCAGCCTACCATGCGGCTGGCAGATATTGTGGTGCCCAGAG GGAGCGGGAACACAGTAGCCATTGACCTGATTGTGCAGCATGTTCACAGCCAGCTGGAAGAG AGGAAGCTGCGTTGGGATAT GGCCGCGTTGGCCTCCGCTCACCAGTGCCATCCCCTCCCCCAGACACTGAGTGTCCTCAAGAGTACACCGCAGGTCCGAGGCATGCACACCATCATCAG GGACAAGGAGACTAGCCGGGATGAATTCATCTTCTACTCCAAAAGACTGATGCGGCTGCTTATTGAACATGCACTGTCCTTCCTACCCTTTCAG GACTGCACTGTACAGACTCCACAGGGGCAGGACTACGTGGGAAAGTGCTACGCTGGAAAACAG ATCACCGGCGTGTCAATTCTGCGTGCAGGAGAAACCATGGAGCCTGCACTGCGTGCCGTGTGCAAGGATGTGCGCATCGGCACTATCCTCATCCAGACCAACCAGCTCACAGGGGAGCCTGAG CTCCATTACCTGAGGCTTCCCAAGGATATCAGTGATGACCATGTGATCCTGATGGACTGCACAGTATCCACAGGTGCTGCGGCCATGATGGCTGTACGTGTACTCCTG GACCATGATGTGCCTGAGGACAAGATCTTTTTGCTGTCCCTGCTCATGGCAGAGATGGGTGTGCATTCTGTGGCCTACGCTTTCCCACGCGTGAGAATCATCACCACAGCTGTGGACAAGCGTGTCAATGACCTTTTCCGTATCATCCCAGGCATTG GGAACTTTGGTGATCGCTACTTTGGGACAGATGCAGTCCCTGATGGCAGTGATGATGATGAGGCAGCCACTGTGGGTTAG
- the Uckl1 gene encoding uridine-cytidine kinase-like 1 isoform 2 (isoform 2 is encoded by transcript variant 2): protein MAAPPASMSAAPSPLQSAVAPDVPGRQAEQNETACEDRSNAGTLDRLLPPVGTGRSPRKRTTSQCKSEPPLLRTSKRTIYTAGRPPWYNEHGTQSKEAFAIGLGGGSASGKTTVARMIIEALDVPWVVLLSMDSFYKVLTQQQQEQAACNNFNFDHPDAFDFDLIISTLKKLKQGRSVQVPIYDFTTHSRKKDWKTLYGANVIIFEGIMAFADKTLLELLDMKIFVDTDSDIRLVRRLRRDISERGRDIEGVIKQYNKFVKPAFDQYIQPTMRLADIVVPRGSGNTVAIDLIVQHVHSQLEERELSVRAALASAHQCHPLPQTLSVLKSTPQVRGMHTIIRDKETSRDEFIFYSKRLMRLLIEHALSFLPFQDCTVQTPQGQDYVGKCYAGKQITGVSILRAGETMEPALRAVCKDVRIGTILIQTNQLTGEPELHYLRLPKDISDDHVILMDCTVSTGAAAMMAVRVLLDHDVPEDKIFLLSLLMAEMGVHSVAYAFPRVRIITTAVDKRVNDLFRIIPGIGNFGDRYFGTDAVPDGSDDDEAATVG from the exons CAGCAATGCAGGGACCTTGGACAGACTTCTCCCACCAGTGGGTACTGGGCGCTCACCCCGGAAGCGCACCACCAGCCAGTGCAAGTCAGAACCACCCCTGCTTCGCACAAGCAAACGTACCATCTACACAGCTGGGCGGCCACCATGGTACAATGAACATGGTACACAGTCCAAGGAGGCCTTtgctattg GCTTAGGAGGTGGCAGTGCATCTGGGAAGACCACTGTGGCCAGAATGATCATTGAGGCACTAGATGTGCCCTGGGTGGTCCTGTTGTCCATGGACTCCTTCTATAAG GTTCTgacgcagcagcagcaggaacaggcTGCCTGTAACAATTTCAACTTTGACCACCCTGATGCCTTTGACTTCGATCTCATCATTTCCACCCTTAAGAAGCTAAAACAGGGCAGGAGTGTCCAAGTGCCCATCTATGATTTCACTACCCATAGCCGGAAAAAGGACTGG AAAACCCTGTATGGTGCGAATGTCATCATCTTTGAGGGTATCATGGCCTTTGCTGATAAGACACTGCTGGAG CTCCTGGACATGAAGATCTTTGTGGACACGGACTCTGATATCCGACTGGTTCGGCGTCTGCGCAGGGACATCAGCGAACGAGGCCGGGACATTGAGGGTGTCATTAAGCAGTACAACAAGTTTGTCAAACCTGCATTTGATCAGTATATCCAGCCTACCATGCGGCTGGCAGATATTGTGGTGCCCAGAG GGAGCGGGAACACAGTAGCCATTGACCTGATTGTGCAGCATGTTCACAGCCAGCTGGAAGAG CGCGAACTCAGCGTCAG GGCCGCGTTGGCCTCCGCTCACCAGTGCCATCCCCTCCCCCAGACACTGAGTGTCCTCAAGAGTACACCGCAGGTCCGAGGCATGCACACCATCATCAG GGACAAGGAGACTAGCCGGGATGAATTCATCTTCTACTCCAAAAGACTGATGCGGCTGCTTATTGAACATGCACTGTCCTTCCTACCCTTTCAG GACTGCACTGTACAGACTCCACAGGGGCAGGACTACGTGGGAAAGTGCTACGCTGGAAAACAG ATCACCGGCGTGTCAATTCTGCGTGCAGGAGAAACCATGGAGCCTGCACTGCGTGCCGTGTGCAAGGATGTGCGCATCGGCACTATCCTCATCCAGACCAACCAGCTCACAGGGGAGCCTGAG CTCCATTACCTGAGGCTTCCCAAGGATATCAGTGATGACCATGTGATCCTGATGGACTGCACAGTATCCACAGGTGCTGCGGCCATGATGGCTGTACGTGTACTCCTG GACCATGATGTGCCTGAGGACAAGATCTTTTTGCTGTCCCTGCTCATGGCAGAGATGGGTGTGCATTCTGTGGCCTACGCTTTCCCACGCGTGAGAATCATCACCACAGCTGTGGACAAGCGTGTCAATGACCTTTTCCGTATCATCCCAGGCATTG GGAACTTTGGTGATCGCTACTTTGGGACAGATGCAGTCCCTGATGGCAGTGATGATGATGAGGCAGCCACTGTGGGTTAG
- the Uckl1 gene encoding uridine-cytidine kinase-like 1 isoform X10 produces the protein MKIFVDTDSDIRLVRRLRRDISERGRDIEGVIKQYNKFVKPAFDQYIQPTMRLADIVVPRGSGNTVAIDLIVQHVHSQLEERKLRWDMAALASAHQCHPLPQTLSVLKSTPQVRGMHTIIRDKETSRDEFIFYSKRLMRLLIEHALSFLPFQDCTVQTPQGQDYVGKCYAGKQITGVSILRAGETMEPALRAVCKDVRIGTILIQTNQLTGEPELHYLRLPKDISDDHVILMDCTVSTGAAAMMAVRVLLDHDVPEDKIFLLSLLMAEMGVHSVAYAFPRVRIITTAVDKRVNDLFRIIPGIGNFGDRYFGTDAVPDGSDDDEAATVG, from the exons ATGAAGATCTTTGTGGACACGGACTCTGATATCCGACTGGTTCGGCGTCTGCGCAGGGACATCAGCGAACGAGGCCGGGACATTGAGGGTGTCATTAAGCAGTACAACAAGTTTGTCAAACCTGCATTTGATCAGTATATCCAGCCTACCATGCGGCTGGCAGATATTGTGGTGCCCAGAG GGAGCGGGAACACAGTAGCCATTGACCTGATTGTGCAGCATGTTCACAGCCAGCTGGAAGAG AGGAAGCTGCGTTGGGATAT GGCCGCGTTGGCCTCCGCTCACCAGTGCCATCCCCTCCCCCAGACACTGAGTGTCCTCAAGAGTACACCGCAGGTCCGAGGCATGCACACCATCATCAG GGACAAGGAGACTAGCCGGGATGAATTCATCTTCTACTCCAAAAGACTGATGCGGCTGCTTATTGAACATGCACTGTCCTTCCTACCCTTTCAG GACTGCACTGTACAGACTCCACAGGGGCAGGACTACGTGGGAAAGTGCTACGCTGGAAAACAG ATCACCGGCGTGTCAATTCTGCGTGCAGGAGAAACCATGGAGCCTGCACTGCGTGCCGTGTGCAAGGATGTGCGCATCGGCACTATCCTCATCCAGACCAACCAGCTCACAGGGGAGCCTGAG CTCCATTACCTGAGGCTTCCCAAGGATATCAGTGATGACCATGTGATCCTGATGGACTGCACAGTATCCACAGGTGCTGCGGCCATGATGGCTGTACGTGTACTCCTG GACCATGATGTGCCTGAGGACAAGATCTTTTTGCTGTCCCTGCTCATGGCAGAGATGGGTGTGCATTCTGTGGCCTACGCTTTCCCACGCGTGAGAATCATCACCACAGCTGTGGACAAGCGTGTCAATGACCTTTTCCGTATCATCCCAGGCATTG GGAACTTTGGTGATCGCTACTTTGGGACAGATGCAGTCCCTGATGGCAGTGATGATGATGAGGCAGCCACTGTGGGTTAG
- the Uckl1 gene encoding uridine-cytidine kinase-like 1 isoform X8, with the protein MSNAGTLDRLLPPVGTGRSPRKRTTSQCKSEPPLLRTSKRTIYTAGRPPWYNEHGTQSKEAFAIGLGGGSASGKTTVARMIIEALDVPWVVLLSMDSFYKVLTQQQQEQAACNNFNFDHPDAFDFDLIISTLKKLKQGRSVQVPIYDFTTHSRKKDWKTLYGANVIIFEGIMAFADKTLLELLDMKIFVDTDSDIRLVRRLRRDISERGRDIEGVIKQYNKFVKPAFDQYIQPTMRLADIVVPRGSGNTVAIDLIVQHVHSQLEERKLRWDMAALASAHQCHPLPQTLSVLKSTPQVRGMHTIIRDKETSRDEFIFYSKRLMRLLIEHALSFLPFQDCTVQTPQGQDYVGKCYAGKQITGVSILRAGETMEPALRAVCKDVRIGTILIQTNQLTGEPELHYLRLPKDISDDHVILMDCTVSTGAAAMMAVRVLLDHDVPEDKIFLLSLLMAEMGVHSVAYAFPRVRIITTAVDKRVNDLFRIIPGIGNFGDRYFGTDAVPDGSDDDEAATVG; encoded by the exons CAATGCAGGGACCTTGGACAGACTTCTCCCACCAGTGGGTACTGGGCGCTCACCCCGGAAGCGCACCACCAGCCAGTGCAAGTCAGAACCACCCCTGCTTCGCACAAGCAAACGTACCATCTACACAGCTGGGCGGCCACCATGGTACAATGAACATGGTACACAGTCCAAGGAGGCCTTtgctattg GCTTAGGAGGTGGCAGTGCATCTGGGAAGACCACTGTGGCCAGAATGATCATTGAGGCACTAGATGTGCCCTGGGTGGTCCTGTTGTCCATGGACTCCTTCTATAAG GTTCTgacgcagcagcagcaggaacaggcTGCCTGTAACAATTTCAACTTTGACCACCCTGATGCCTTTGACTTCGATCTCATCATTTCCACCCTTAAGAAGCTAAAACAGGGCAGGAGTGTCCAAGTGCCCATCTATGATTTCACTACCCATAGCCGGAAAAAGGACTGG AAAACCCTGTATGGTGCGAATGTCATCATCTTTGAGGGTATCATGGCCTTTGCTGATAAGACACTGCTGGAG CTCCTGGACATGAAGATCTTTGTGGACACGGACTCTGATATCCGACTGGTTCGGCGTCTGCGCAGGGACATCAGCGAACGAGGCCGGGACATTGAGGGTGTCATTAAGCAGTACAACAAGTTTGTCAAACCTGCATTTGATCAGTATATCCAGCCTACCATGCGGCTGGCAGATATTGTGGTGCCCAGAG GGAGCGGGAACACAGTAGCCATTGACCTGATTGTGCAGCATGTTCACAGCCAGCTGGAAGAG AGGAAGCTGCGTTGGGATAT GGCCGCGTTGGCCTCCGCTCACCAGTGCCATCCCCTCCCCCAGACACTGAGTGTCCTCAAGAGTACACCGCAGGTCCGAGGCATGCACACCATCATCAG GGACAAGGAGACTAGCCGGGATGAATTCATCTTCTACTCCAAAAGACTGATGCGGCTGCTTATTGAACATGCACTGTCCTTCCTACCCTTTCAG GACTGCACTGTACAGACTCCACAGGGGCAGGACTACGTGGGAAAGTGCTACGCTGGAAAACAG ATCACCGGCGTGTCAATTCTGCGTGCAGGAGAAACCATGGAGCCTGCACTGCGTGCCGTGTGCAAGGATGTGCGCATCGGCACTATCCTCATCCAGACCAACCAGCTCACAGGGGAGCCTGAG CTCCATTACCTGAGGCTTCCCAAGGATATCAGTGATGACCATGTGATCCTGATGGACTGCACAGTATCCACAGGTGCTGCGGCCATGATGGCTGTACGTGTACTCCTG GACCATGATGTGCCTGAGGACAAGATCTTTTTGCTGTCCCTGCTCATGGCAGAGATGGGTGTGCATTCTGTGGCCTACGCTTTCCCACGCGTGAGAATCATCACCACAGCTGTGGACAAGCGTGTCAATGACCTTTTCCGTATCATCCCAGGCATTG GGAACTTTGGTGATCGCTACTTTGGGACAGATGCAGTCCCTGATGGCAGTGATGATGATGAGGCAGCCACTGTGGGTTAG
- the Uckl1 gene encoding uridine-cytidine kinase-like 1 isoform X2, with protein sequence MAAPPASMSAAPSPLQSAVAPDVPGRQAEQNETACEDRNAGTLDRLLPPVGTGRSPRKRTTSQCKSEPPLLRTSKRTIYTAGRPPWYNEHGTQSKEAFAIGLGGGSASGKTTVARMIIEALDVPWVVLLSMDSFYKVLTQQQQEQAACNNFNFDHPDAFDFDLIISTLKKLKQGRSVQVPIYDFTTHSRKKDWKTLYGANVIIFEGIMAFADKTLLELLDMKIFVDTDSDIRLVRRLRRDISERGRDIEGVIKQYNKFVKPAFDQYIQPTMRLADIVVPRGSGNTVAIDLIVQHVHSQLEERKLRWDMAALASAHQCHPLPQTLSVLKSTPQVRGMHTIIRDKETSRDEFIFYSKRLMRLLIEHALSFLPFQDCTVQTPQGQDYVGKCYAGKQITGVSILRAGETMEPALRAVCKDVRIGTILIQTNQLTGEPELHYLRLPKDISDDHVILMDCTVSTGAAAMMAVRVLLDHDVPEDKIFLLSLLMAEMGVHSVAYAFPRVRIITTAVDKRVNDLFRIIPGIGNFGDRYFGTDAVPDGSDDDEAATVG encoded by the exons CAATGCAGGGACCTTGGACAGACTTCTCCCACCAGTGGGTACTGGGCGCTCACCCCGGAAGCGCACCACCAGCCAGTGCAAGTCAGAACCACCCCTGCTTCGCACAAGCAAACGTACCATCTACACAGCTGGGCGGCCACCATGGTACAATGAACATGGTACACAGTCCAAGGAGGCCTTtgctattg GCTTAGGAGGTGGCAGTGCATCTGGGAAGACCACTGTGGCCAGAATGATCATTGAGGCACTAGATGTGCCCTGGGTGGTCCTGTTGTCCATGGACTCCTTCTATAAG GTTCTgacgcagcagcagcaggaacaggcTGCCTGTAACAATTTCAACTTTGACCACCCTGATGCCTTTGACTTCGATCTCATCATTTCCACCCTTAAGAAGCTAAAACAGGGCAGGAGTGTCCAAGTGCCCATCTATGATTTCACTACCCATAGCCGGAAAAAGGACTGG AAAACCCTGTATGGTGCGAATGTCATCATCTTTGAGGGTATCATGGCCTTTGCTGATAAGACACTGCTGGAG CTCCTGGACATGAAGATCTTTGTGGACACGGACTCTGATATCCGACTGGTTCGGCGTCTGCGCAGGGACATCAGCGAACGAGGCCGGGACATTGAGGGTGTCATTAAGCAGTACAACAAGTTTGTCAAACCTGCATTTGATCAGTATATCCAGCCTACCATGCGGCTGGCAGATATTGTGGTGCCCAGAG GGAGCGGGAACACAGTAGCCATTGACCTGATTGTGCAGCATGTTCACAGCCAGCTGGAAGAG AGGAAGCTGCGTTGGGATAT GGCCGCGTTGGCCTCCGCTCACCAGTGCCATCCCCTCCCCCAGACACTGAGTGTCCTCAAGAGTACACCGCAGGTCCGAGGCATGCACACCATCATCAG GGACAAGGAGACTAGCCGGGATGAATTCATCTTCTACTCCAAAAGACTGATGCGGCTGCTTATTGAACATGCACTGTCCTTCCTACCCTTTCAG GACTGCACTGTACAGACTCCACAGGGGCAGGACTACGTGGGAAAGTGCTACGCTGGAAAACAG ATCACCGGCGTGTCAATTCTGCGTGCAGGAGAAACCATGGAGCCTGCACTGCGTGCCGTGTGCAAGGATGTGCGCATCGGCACTATCCTCATCCAGACCAACCAGCTCACAGGGGAGCCTGAG CTCCATTACCTGAGGCTTCCCAAGGATATCAGTGATGACCATGTGATCCTGATGGACTGCACAGTATCCACAGGTGCTGCGGCCATGATGGCTGTACGTGTACTCCTG GACCATGATGTGCCTGAGGACAAGATCTTTTTGCTGTCCCTGCTCATGGCAGAGATGGGTGTGCATTCTGTGGCCTACGCTTTCCCACGCGTGAGAATCATCACCACAGCTGTGGACAAGCGTGTCAATGACCTTTTCCGTATCATCCCAGGCATTG GGAACTTTGGTGATCGCTACTTTGGGACAGATGCAGTCCCTGATGGCAGTGATGATGATGAGGCAGCCACTGTGGGTTAG